In Allomuricauda ruestringensis DSM 13258, the following proteins share a genomic window:
- the tsaE gene encoding tRNA (adenosine(37)-N6)-threonylcarbamoyltransferase complex ATPase subunit type 1 TsaE yields the protein MKRNFALDEIHEVAKEVLQVAPNKVLCLYGDMGVGKTTLVKALVKELGAVELANSPTFGLVNEYHDDKDTPIAYHFDFYRLNDEMEALDMGLEDYLNSDVWLFIEWPNKIPSLLPDDAVGVFLHFVEESTRSIELNIS from the coding sequence TTGAAGAGAAACTTTGCATTGGATGAAATCCATGAGGTTGCCAAAGAAGTGCTGCAGGTAGCACCAAACAAGGTGCTGTGCCTATATGGCGATATGGGGGTGGGCAAAACCACTTTGGTAAAAGCCTTGGTAAAGGAACTTGGCGCTGTGGAGTTGGCCAATAGCCCCACTTTTGGTTTGGTGAATGAATACCATGATGATAAGGATACCCCTATAGCTTACCATTTTGATTTTTACAGACTAAATGATGAAATGGAAGCCTTGGACATGGGCTTAGAGGATTATTTGAATTCAGATGTTTGGTTGTTTATCGAGTGGCCCAATAAAATCCCATCCTTGCTTCCTGATGATGCTGTGGGGGTATTCTTGCACTTTGTCGAGGAAAGCACGCGTTCAATCGAGTTAAATATTTCTTAA
- the fabG gene encoding 3-oxoacyl-[acyl-carrier-protein] reductase translates to MQLLEGKNVIITGASRGIGKGIAEVFAKHGANVAFTYSSSEAPALELEKELTQMGVKAKAYKSNAASFEESEALVAKVLEDFDGRIDVLINNAGITKDNLLMRMGEDDFDKVIEINLKSVFNMTKAVQRTMLKQRKGSIINMSSVVGVKGNAGQTNYAASKAGMIGFTKSVALELGSRNIRCNAIAPGFIETEMTEKLDEKVVQGWREGIPLKRGGNPEDVANACVFLASDLSGYITGQVLNVDGGMLT, encoded by the coding sequence ATGCAACTTTTGGAAGGGAAAAACGTAATCATAACAGGAGCCAGTAGGGGAATTGGTAAAGGAATTGCCGAAGTATTTGCAAAACATGGTGCAAATGTGGCTTTTACCTACAGTTCCAGTGAAGCTCCAGCCTTGGAACTGGAAAAAGAACTGACCCAAATGGGCGTAAAGGCCAAGGCCTATAAAAGTAATGCTGCCAGTTTTGAAGAATCTGAAGCCCTCGTGGCCAAAGTTTTGGAAGATTTTGATGGCAGAATCGATGTGCTCATCAATAACGCTGGTATTACAAAAGACAATTTGTTGATGCGTATGGGCGAAGATGATTTTGATAAAGTCATCGAAATCAATCTAAAATCAGTATTCAATATGACCAAAGCTGTGCAACGTACGATGTTGAAGCAGCGTAAAGGTTCCATTATCAACATGAGTAGTGTGGTAGGTGTTAAAGGTAATGCTGGACAAACCAACTATGCCGCATCCAAAGCGGGTATGATTGGCTTCACCAAATCCGTAGCCTTGGAATTGGGATCTAGAAACATCCGTTGTAACGCCATCGCCCCAGGATTTATCGAAACTGAAATGACCGAGAAATTGGACGAAAAAGTAGTTCAAGGTTGGAGAGAAGGCATTCCATTAAAACGCGGAGGTAACCCTGAAGATGTGGCAAATGCCTGTGTGTTCTTGGCATCCGACTTATCGGGTTATATTACAGGACAGGTATTGAATGTTGATGGTGGTATGTTAACATAG
- a CDS encoding HD domain-containing protein: MVKTNKLNVFNDPIYGFIGTPNELIFSLISHPYFQRLRRISQMGLSYLVYPGAHHTRFHHALGSMHLMTKAIQVLKLKNVEITDEEEKGLLCAILLHDIGHGPFSHALEGFVAKEISHEQISLKFMMELNREFEGQLDIAISIFRGDYPKPFLNQLVSSQLDMDRLDYLKRDSFYSGVTEGNINSERLISMLNVVNGNLVVEEKAIYAVEKFLMARRFMYWQVYLHKTGLVAEQLLIRIMQRARLLLSRGEDLMGSRPLLLFLKNNRAQAFNKEVLETFAELDDIDVLGALKNWQFHEDFVLSKLCKMILDRRLLHVKIKKRPMTPEKMTEKLDWIIEKHDLSVEEASNFVFQGEISNKAYSKDEAIQILKKNGKISDVLKESDQLSLKALAKTVTKYYSCYPKKAV; encoded by the coding sequence TTGGTAAAAACCAATAAGCTTAATGTTTTCAACGATCCAATTTACGGTTTTATTGGAACTCCCAACGAACTAATTTTTAGTCTGATCTCGCACCCTTACTTTCAAAGATTGAGGCGGATATCCCAAATGGGGCTCTCTTATTTAGTATATCCCGGAGCCCACCATACCCGGTTCCATCATGCGCTGGGAAGCATGCATTTAATGACTAAGGCCATTCAGGTTTTAAAGTTGAAAAATGTAGAAATAACCGATGAAGAGGAGAAAGGTTTATTGTGTGCCATTTTGTTGCACGATATCGGCCACGGTCCATTTTCCCATGCGCTGGAAGGTTTTGTTGCCAAAGAAATAAGCCACGAACAGATTTCCTTGAAATTTATGATGGAACTGAACAGGGAATTTGAAGGACAACTCGATATAGCCATTTCCATATTTAGGGGAGATTACCCTAAGCCTTTTTTAAATCAGTTGGTATCCAGTCAGTTGGACATGGACCGGTTAGATTACCTTAAAAGAGATAGTTTTTACTCAGGGGTTACCGAGGGGAACATTAATTCGGAACGGCTCATCTCCATGTTAAACGTAGTCAACGGTAATTTGGTGGTAGAGGAGAAGGCCATTTATGCCGTGGAAAAGTTTTTGATGGCTCGTAGGTTTATGTATTGGCAGGTTTACTTGCACAAAACAGGATTGGTGGCCGAGCAATTGTTGATTCGAATTATGCAACGGGCAAGACTGTTGTTGAGTAGAGGTGAAGATTTAATGGGAAGCCGACCATTATTGCTTTTTCTGAAAAATAATAGGGCACAGGCATTTAATAAGGAAGTTCTGGAAACTTTTGCGGAACTGGACGATATTGATGTTCTTGGTGCCTTGAAAAATTGGCAATTCCATGAAGATTTTGTGCTTTCCAAACTGTGCAAAATGATTTTGGACAGAAGACTTTTGCACGTTAAAATAAAAAAGAGACCCATGACTCCTGAAAAAATGACCGAAAAGTTGGATTGGATCATAGAAAAGCATGATCTTTCAGTTGAAGAAGCTTCCAATTTTGTGTTTCAAGGAGAAATATCCAATAAAGCCTATAGCAAGGATGAGGCTATTCAAATTTTAAAAAAGAACGGGAAAATATCGGATGTTTTAAAGGAGTCGGACCAGCTTAGCCTAAAAGCGCTGGCCAAAACCGTCACCAAATATTACAGCTGTTACCCAAAGAAAGCCGTTTAA
- a CDS encoding bifunctional UDP-3-O-[3-hydroxymyristoyl] N-acetylglucosamine deacetylase/3-hydroxyacyl-ACP dehydratase gives MSKPSNKQRTIAKKVTLQGVGLHTGENVSMSFLPADENHGYAFKRIDLEGEPIIEADANYVVNTQRGTNLEKNGVKIHTSEHVLAALVGLDIDNVLIELDAPEPPIMDGSSKFFVEALEEAGIVEQDEEREEFVVKDVISYRDEATGSEITVIPANEYQVTTMVDFGTKVLGTQNATLEKMSDFKEQIADSRTFSFLHELEMLLENGLIKGGDLNNAIVYVDKEISESTMKKLEKAFNKEKLSVKPNGILDNLTLHHPNEAARHKLLDVIGDLALTGTRIKGKVIANKPGHFVNTQFAKKLSKIIKIEKRNKVPSYDLNQEPLLNVNQIMERLPHRPPFLLVDKILELSDTHVVGVKNVTMNEPFFVGHFPGAPVMPGVLQVEAMAQTGGILVLSTVPDPENYLTFFMKIDKVKFKQQVVPGDTLIFKCDLISPIRRGICHMQAYAYANGKLVSEAELMAQIVKTKNTDS, from the coding sequence GTGAGCAAACCAAGTAACAAACAACGCACCATAGCCAAAAAAGTAACGCTACAAGGTGTAGGGCTACATACGGGCGAAAACGTAAGCATGAGTTTTCTTCCTGCCGATGAGAATCACGGCTATGCATTCAAGAGAATAGATTTGGAAGGGGAACCCATAATTGAAGCCGATGCGAATTATGTGGTAAATACCCAGCGTGGCACCAATCTGGAAAAGAATGGCGTTAAAATCCACACCTCGGAGCATGTGCTTGCAGCCCTGGTCGGTTTGGATATCGACAACGTCCTAATTGAATTGGATGCCCCGGAGCCTCCCATCATGGACGGTTCTTCCAAGTTTTTTGTTGAGGCGTTGGAAGAAGCAGGTATAGTGGAGCAAGATGAGGAGCGTGAAGAATTTGTGGTAAAAGATGTTATTTCCTATAGAGATGAAGCCACAGGAAGCGAAATTACCGTAATTCCTGCGAATGAATACCAAGTAACTACAATGGTGGATTTTGGCACCAAGGTTTTGGGCACACAAAATGCCACTTTGGAAAAAATGTCCGATTTTAAAGAGCAAATAGCAGACTCACGTACCTTTAGTTTTCTTCATGAACTGGAAATGTTACTGGAAAATGGCCTGATCAAGGGAGGTGACCTCAATAATGCCATTGTTTATGTGGATAAAGAGATATCGGAATCCACAATGAAGAAATTGGAGAAGGCCTTTAACAAAGAAAAACTATCCGTAAAGCCCAACGGTATTTTAGATAACCTTACCCTACACCATCCAAATGAAGCGGCACGGCACAAGTTGCTGGACGTGATTGGGGATTTGGCCTTGACAGGCACCCGGATCAAGGGTAAAGTAATCGCAAACAAACCTGGCCATTTTGTGAACACACAGTTTGCAAAAAAGTTGTCCAAAATCATTAAAATAGAAAAAAGGAACAAAGTTCCCAGCTATGATTTGAATCAAGAGCCTTTGCTTAACGTGAATCAAATTATGGAGAGATTGCCTCACCGACCACCGTTTTTGTTGGTTGATAAAATCTTGGAACTGTCCGACACCCATGTGGTCGGGGTTAAGAACGTGACGATGAACGAACCTTTTTTCGTAGGTCACTTTCCGGGAGCTCCTGTAATGCCAGGGGTTTTGCAAGTAGAGGCGATGGCTCAAACTGGTGGGATACTTGTTTTGAGCACCGTTCCAGACCCAGAGAACTACCTAACTTTCTTCATGAAAATTGATAAGGTAAAGTTCAAGCAACAAGTGGTGCCAGGCGACACTTTAATATTTAAATGCGATTTAATCTCTCCTATACGTAGAGGTATTTGTCACATGCAAGCCTATGCTTATGCCAATGGTAAATTGGTGTCCGAGGCAGAGTTAATGGCACAAATCGTAAAAACAAAAAATACAGATTCGTAA
- the sucD gene encoding succinate--CoA ligase subunit alpha, with protein MSVLVNKDSNIIVQGFTGSEGTFHAEQMIEYGTNVVGGVTPGKGGQEHLGKPVFNTVEDAVKEVGADTTIIFVPPAFAADAIMEAADAGIKVIITITEGIPVADMVKANDYIKDFDCTLIGPNCPGVITPGEAKVGIMPGFVFKKGKVGIVSKSGTLTYEAADQVVRQGLGITTAIGIGGDPIIGTTTKQAVELLINDPETECVVMIGEIGGQLEAEAARWYKESGSKKPIVGFIAGETAPAGRTMGHAGAIVGGSDDTAQAKKKIMHDCGIHVVDSPAEIGVKVKEVVG; from the coding sequence ATGAGCGTCTTAGTAAACAAGGATTCAAACATAATTGTACAAGGATTTACCGGTAGTGAAGGAACATTTCATGCCGAACAAATGATTGAATACGGAACCAACGTGGTTGGTGGTGTGACCCCCGGTAAAGGTGGTCAGGAACATTTGGGAAAACCAGTTTTCAATACAGTGGAAGATGCTGTAAAAGAAGTTGGTGCCGACACCACGATTATTTTTGTTCCGCCCGCATTTGCTGCGGATGCCATTATGGAAGCTGCCGATGCCGGAATCAAGGTAATCATTACCATTACCGAAGGTATTCCAGTAGCGGATATGGTAAAAGCCAACGATTACATTAAGGATTTTGACTGCACTTTGATCGGTCCTAACTGTCCTGGTGTTATCACGCCTGGTGAAGCCAAAGTTGGTATTATGCCCGGATTTGTCTTCAAAAAAGGAAAAGTAGGTATCGTTTCCAAATCAGGAACACTTACTTACGAAGCGGCCGACCAAGTAGTTCGCCAAGGATTGGGAATTACAACAGCCATCGGAATCGGTGGAGACCCCATCATCGGAACCACTACTAAACAAGCTGTTGAACTGTTGATCAATGACCCTGAAACCGAATGTGTTGTTATGATCGGTGAAATTGGTGGTCAATTGGAAGCCGAAGCAGCAAGATGGTACAAAGAGAGCGGTAGTAAAAAGCCTATTGTTGGTTTTATTGCTGGTGAAACCGCTCCTGCAGGACGTACCATGGGGCATGCCGGTGCCATTGTAGGTGGTAGCGACGATACGGCCCAAGCCAAGAAGAAAATTATGCACGATTGTGGTATCCATGTAGTGGATTCACCCGCGGAAATTGGTGTAAAAGTGAAGGAAGTGGTTGGGTAA
- a CDS encoding UDP-3-O-(3-hydroxymyristoyl)glucosamine N-acyltransferase, whose amino-acid sequence MKFPKTYTLKEISEIIDADFVGNEDFPVFGMNEIHVVEEGDIVFVDHPKYYDKALLSNATIVLINKVVDCPEGKALLVSDDPFRDFNKLTHHFKPFESASSSISDSAQIGEGTVIQPNVFIGNHVKIGENCIVHSNVSIYDGCIIGDNVTIHAGTVLGADAFYYKNRPEGFDKLISGGNVVIENNVDIGASCTIDRGVTGSTTIKEGSKLDNQIQVGHDTVIGKKCLIASHVGIAGCVIIEDEVTLWGQVGVISGVTIGKKAVILAQSGISKSLKGGKTYFGSPAEEAREKLKQIASIKRIPEILKKLKKI is encoded by the coding sequence ATGAAATTCCCTAAAACCTATACCTTAAAGGAAATATCGGAGATCATTGATGCCGACTTTGTAGGAAATGAAGATTTCCCTGTTTTTGGTATGAATGAAATCCATGTGGTAGAGGAAGGCGATATCGTATTTGTGGACCATCCAAAATATTACGATAAAGCCTTACTGTCCAACGCTACCATCGTGCTCATCAACAAAGTGGTGGATTGTCCCGAGGGCAAGGCCTTACTTGTTTCTGATGACCCTTTCAGGGATTTCAACAAATTGACCCATCATTTTAAACCTTTTGAAAGTGCCAGTTCTTCCATTTCAGATTCAGCACAAATAGGAGAGGGAACCGTAATTCAACCCAATGTTTTTATAGGCAATCATGTAAAGATTGGTGAAAATTGCATCGTTCATTCCAATGTAAGCATTTATGATGGATGCATCATTGGTGACAACGTAACTATTCATGCAGGTACTGTTTTAGGAGCCGATGCATTCTATTATAAGAACAGACCCGAAGGTTTTGATAAGCTAATTTCTGGAGGAAACGTGGTAATTGAAAACAATGTGGACATTGGAGCTTCTTGTACCATAGACCGTGGAGTAACAGGTTCGACCACCATTAAGGAAGGTTCCAAGCTGGATAATCAAATCCAAGTAGGCCACGATACAGTTATCGGGAAGAAATGTTTGATTGCATCCCATGTGGGTATTGCAGGCTGTGTCATCATCGAAGATGAAGTTACCTTGTGGGGACAGGTTGGAGTCATAAGTGGCGTCACCATTGGCAAGAAAGCGGTGATATTGGCCCAATCCGGCATTTCAAAATCACTTAAAGGAGGTAAAACCTATTTTGGCTCCCCAGCAGAAGAAGCACGTGAAAAATTGAAACAAATCGCATCCATTAAAAGGATTCCAGAAATCTTGAAAAAACTGAAAAAGATTTAA
- the lpxD gene encoding UDP-3-O-(3-hydroxymyristoyl)glucosamine N-acyltransferase codes for MKFTATQIAGILEGEVEGNPQIAVHKLSKIEDGEKGSLTFLANPKYTSYIYSTKASITIVNKDFIPEQEISTTLIKVDDAYKSFSKLLEYYNQVKNNKIGVENPCYISESANYGEGFYLGAFAYLGDNVKIGDNVKIYPNAYVGDNVVIGDNVIVFAGAKIYSETIIGSNCVIHGGAIIGADGFGFTPNSNGEYSKVPQTGNVIIEDNVDVGAGTTIDRATLGSTILRKGVKLDNQIQIAHNVEIGENTAIAAQTGVAGSTKIGKNCLIGGQVGIVGHIIIGDRVRIQAQSGIGRNVKDDEVLQGSPALNYGDFNKSYVHFKNLPKLANQISNIEKRVEGEQTK; via the coding sequence ATGAAATTTACAGCTACCCAAATTGCCGGAATCTTAGAAGGGGAAGTTGAGGGAAATCCTCAAATCGCTGTCCATAAATTGTCCAAGATAGAAGACGGTGAAAAAGGGTCTTTGACCTTTTTGGCCAACCCAAAATATACATCGTACATATATTCTACCAAGGCATCAATAACTATTGTAAACAAGGATTTTATTCCAGAGCAGGAAATTTCTACCACACTTATTAAGGTAGATGATGCCTATAAATCCTTTTCCAAATTATTGGAATACTACAATCAAGTTAAAAACAACAAGATAGGGGTTGAAAACCCTTGTTACATTTCCGAAAGTGCAAACTACGGCGAAGGTTTTTACTTAGGTGCTTTTGCCTATTTGGGAGATAATGTTAAAATCGGGGATAACGTCAAAATATACCCCAATGCTTATGTGGGCGACAATGTGGTTATTGGCGATAATGTTATCGTTTTTGCCGGGGCCAAGATCTATTCAGAAACCATTATAGGTAGCAATTGTGTTATCCATGGTGGTGCGATCATTGGGGCAGATGGGTTTGGTTTTACACCAAATTCTAATGGAGAATACAGCAAAGTACCGCAGACTGGCAACGTAATAATTGAAGATAATGTGGATGTAGGCGCGGGAACTACCATAGACCGTGCTACTTTAGGTTCCACTATTTTGAGAAAAGGTGTGAAACTGGATAATCAAATCCAAATAGCACATAATGTAGAAATTGGCGAAAATACCGCCATTGCGGCCCAAACAGGGGTTGCCGGTTCCACCAAAATAGGAAAAAACTGCTTGATTGGCGGTCAAGTGGGCATTGTGGGCCATATCATCATAGGTGATAGGGTACGCATTCAGGCCCAATCCGGAATCGGAAGAAACGTAAAAGATGATGAAGTCCTCCAAGGATCACCAGCATTGAACTATGGAGACTTCAACAAATCATATGTACACTTTAAGAATTTGCCGAAATTGGCAAATCAAATCTCCAACATAGAAAAAAGAGTTGAAGGTGAGCAAACCAAGTAA
- the lpxA gene encoding acyl-ACP--UDP-N-acetylglucosamine O-acyltransferase translates to MNQPLAYVHPGAKIAKNVVIEPFTTIHNNVTIGEGTWIGSNVTIMEGARIGKNCSIFPGAVISAMPQDLKYQGEDTTVVIGDNTTIRECATINKGTSDRMKTVIGNNCLIMAYCHVAHDCFVGDGCIFSNNSTLAGHVTIGQNVVLAGMVAVHQFVSIGNHAFVTGGSLVRKDVPPYVKAAREPLSYVGINSIGLRRRGFEADKIREIQNIYRLLYQQNYNNSQAASIIEAEMEATPERDEILQFIRDSQRGIMKGYFSSN, encoded by the coding sequence ATGAACCAACCATTAGCATATGTACACCCCGGGGCCAAAATTGCCAAAAATGTGGTAATTGAACCCTTTACCACCATACATAATAATGTAACCATTGGGGAGGGAACGTGGATTGGTTCCAACGTAACCATAATGGAGGGTGCCAGAATCGGAAAAAATTGCAGCATTTTTCCAGGTGCCGTAATCTCCGCAATGCCCCAAGATTTAAAATACCAAGGAGAGGATACCACCGTCGTAATTGGAGATAATACCACAATTAGGGAATGTGCCACCATAAACAAAGGGACTTCCGACCGAATGAAAACGGTTATCGGAAATAATTGTTTGATCATGGCCTATTGCCACGTAGCACACGACTGTTTTGTTGGCGATGGTTGTATTTTTAGTAACAATTCAACTTTAGCGGGACACGTTACAATAGGTCAAAATGTAGTATTGGCGGGAATGGTTGCCGTACATCAGTTTGTTTCTATCGGAAACCATGCCTTTGTAACGGGTGGATCATTAGTTCGTAAAGATGTACCACCATACGTAAAAGCGGCCAGGGAACCTTTATCTTATGTGGGGATCAACTCCATTGGATTGCGCAGAAGAGGTTTTGAAGCCGATAAAATCCGTGAGATTCAAAATATTTACAGATTACTATATCAACAAAACTATAACAATTCCCAAGCTGCGTCCATTATCGAAGCTGAGATGGAAGCAACCCCGGAAAGGGATGAAATCCTTCAATTCATCAGGGATTCGCAACGAGGAATTATGAAAGGTTATTTCAGTTCAAATTAA
- the efp gene encoding elongation factor P: MASTSDIRKGLCIKYNHDIYKIIEFLHVKPGKGPAFVRTKLKSVTSGKVVDNTFSAGHKIEDVRVETRSYQFLYNDGETYHFMNTDDYTQIALQKDALDASDLLKESEVVTIIFNAEDNNPLSVEMPTSVVLEVTHTEPGVKGNTATNATKPATVETGATINVPLFINEGDRIKIDTEKAAYLERAKE, translated from the coding sequence ATGGCAAGTACTTCAGATATAAGAAAAGGATTGTGCATTAAGTACAACCACGACATTTACAAAATTATAGAGTTTCTTCACGTAAAACCAGGTAAGGGACCCGCTTTTGTCCGTACCAAACTAAAAAGTGTTACCTCGGGCAAAGTGGTGGACAATACATTTTCTGCAGGACACAAAATTGAAGATGTCCGTGTAGAAACACGTTCGTACCAATTTTTGTACAATGATGGTGAAACGTATCATTTTATGAATACAGATGATTACACCCAGATTGCTTTGCAAAAAGATGCCTTGGATGCTTCCGATTTGCTAAAAGAAAGCGAAGTGGTGACCATTATCTTCAACGCAGAGGACAATAATCCGCTTTCCGTAGAAATGCCAACGAGTGTTGTATTGGAGGTAACCCATACCGAACCAGGTGTAAAAGGAAATACAGCTACAAATGCAACAAAACCGGCCACCGTGGAAACTGGAGCCACCATCAATGTGCCGCTTTTTATTAACGAAGGCGACAGAATAAAGATTGATACGGAGAAAGCAGCCTATTTGGAACGGGCCAAAGAATAG
- a CDS encoding PglZ domain-containing protein translates to MNKITILWVDDEIDLLKPHILFLEGKGYKVVTSQSGQDALEEIKETFFDIVFLDENMPGLSGLETLTEIKKYDGSIPVVMITKSEEEYIMDEAIGSKIADYLIKPVNPNQILLSLKKSLDNSRLVSEKTTANYQQEFRKIAMDLSMINTQEEWVELYKKLIYWELELEHIEDSGMFEILESQKTEANSQFGKFVDKNYKGWFRDGDAPVMSHTLFKNKIQPELEENKTLLVVIDNLRYDQWLAFEKTLSAHYKKKQECAYFSILPTATQYARNALFSGLMPSEMEKQYPNWWKNDTDEGGKNLHESEFLGAQLKRLGLNLNWEYHKISNLKQGKQLAQNFKSQKDNDLTVVVYNFVDMLSHSKTEMEVVKELAANDKAYRSLTLSWFKNSPLLEIIQQAQDLGMKLILTTDHGTINVKQPSKVIGDRETSLNLRYKTGRSLTYQDKDVLATKNPQEIHLPNINLSSSYIFAKNDLFFAYPNNYNHYVSYYRNTYQHGGVSLEEMIVPFVVLDPK, encoded by the coding sequence ATGAACAAGATAACAATTCTTTGGGTCGATGATGAAATAGACCTATTAAAACCTCACATATTATTTTTAGAAGGCAAAGGCTACAAAGTGGTCACTAGTCAAAGTGGCCAAGATGCCCTTGAAGAGATCAAAGAAACTTTTTTTGATATTGTTTTCCTCGATGAAAATATGCCCGGACTTTCTGGTTTGGAGACGTTGACCGAAATAAAGAAGTATGATGGTTCCATTCCCGTGGTAATGATTACCAAAAGTGAAGAGGAATATATTATGGACGAAGCCATTGGTTCCAAAATTGCCGATTACCTTATTAAACCTGTAAATCCCAATCAAATTCTTCTTTCTTTAAAAAAGAGTTTGGACAATTCCCGTTTGGTTTCTGAAAAAACCACTGCCAACTATCAACAGGAATTCCGAAAAATTGCGATGGACCTTTCCATGATCAATACGCAGGAAGAGTGGGTGGAACTCTATAAAAAATTGATCTATTGGGAGTTGGAGCTGGAACATATTGAGGACTCCGGTATGTTCGAGATATTGGAATCCCAGAAAACAGAGGCCAATTCGCAGTTTGGCAAGTTTGTGGACAAAAACTATAAAGGCTGGTTTCGAGATGGTGATGCTCCCGTGATGTCCCACACCCTATTTAAAAATAAGATTCAACCCGAATTGGAAGAGAACAAAACGCTTTTGGTTGTGATTGATAATTTACGGTACGACCAATGGTTGGCATTTGAGAAAACGTTATCGGCACATTATAAAAAGAAGCAAGAGTGCGCGTATTTCAGTATTCTCCCCACAGCAACGCAATATGCCCGTAATGCCCTTTTTTCTGGCCTGATGCCCTCTGAAATGGAGAAACAATATCCGAATTGGTGGAAAAACGATACGGACGAAGGGGGTAAAAACCTCCACGAATCCGAGTTCTTGGGAGCACAGTTAAAACGACTGGGGCTGAATCTTAATTGGGAATACCATAAAATAAGCAACCTTAAGCAAGGTAAGCAACTGGCCCAAAACTTTAAATCCCAAAAAGATAACGATCTAACCGTTGTTGTCTACAATTTTGTGGATATGCTCTCCCACTCCAAAACAGAAATGGAAGTGGTTAAAGAGCTTGCTGCCAACGATAAAGCCTATCGTTCCCTTACCTTGAGCTGGTTTAAAAATTCGCCCTTGTTGGAAATTATCCAGCAGGCACAGGATTTGGGAATGAAGTTGATTTTGACTACGGATCATGGCACCATCAATGTAAAACAGCCATCCAAGGTAATTGGTGACAGAGAAACCAGCTTGAACCTTCGTTATAAAACAGGGAGAAGCCTTACCTATCAGGACAAAGATGTGTTGGCCACCAAAAATCCGCAAGAGATTCACTTGCCCAACATCAACTTGAGCAGTAGTTACATTTTTGCCAAGAACGACCTCTTTTTTGCCTATCCGAACAACTACAATCATTATGTGAGTTATTACAGAAACACATATCAACATGGTGGTGTTTCCTTGGAAGAAATGATAGTTCCTTTTGTAGTTTTGGATCCTAAATAA